tttaaatctGGAGGGGGCATTTCTGTTGggattatcaataatattttctGTCAGTAGGATTGGGGCCTTTCCCTTGATGAGGAGGCTGCTGCTCTGTGATTTCCTGTTTTCCATTCTATAATCCAGTAGTTGGATGGAGTCTTCCTCTATGCATTATATGTGATTGTCTTAACTTACTTGATTGCTAAAATTATCTGTGTTCTGTTATTTTTGTCTTGCTATTATGTTTTGTATGAGATTACTGTGTTCTGAGTTAAAATGTTATTGCTGTGCACCTTTCAATACGTAGGTAACAAATTTATAATACAGACTAGATCAGTGACGGGGGTCACAAATGATGTTAGAATCATGCACATTCTTCTCATGCTTATTGTGTACATTGTATATCCTCTTGTAGTTGATAGGTATTGTGATCTGTAACATTTAGAAATATTGTCTGTAATTAGTGTTATAATTTCTAATACTAATGGACCATTGAATACTAAACCTACTTGGCCAGTGGCCACAACCCAAAGATCTGACATCATATTATCTTTAATCTATCAAACGTGtttaaatttttggttttgcAGTTATCAAAGAATCGATTATCGAGTACCAGAAACATTATACAGTTTTTGTGATACTCACCGGGCCAATAAGTAAGTCATTTTGTTTGACTTATCTCTTGCTTTTCAGCGGAAAGTAGTTAACTGTATTTTGTAAGTAACTTAATACATGTGTATATGCATAGGATATGAAATAGGGAATAGCAAATGTTGAATAATATGTGTAGACACACACAAGTGAAGAGAAAAATATCTTGGAACCCTTTACAATCTCAGTTGAATTTCTTTGCAGACTTCCAAGTTGATATAACATAACTAGTTATTGGCACTTTGATTACTATCATTCATTTTGTGTTGGGTTCCCATTTTTTAAGTCTATTGTTTCATGCAGATTGAATCAAAGATGGGAGGATATATGTGCCTTTCGTACTTTCCCTCATAAGTTCCAGACATCTTTACAGTTCTTTGAGCTTGTTGATGATTATATTCAGTCCGAAATAAATAAGCCTCCAATGCAGGCAATTTGCACAGTAAGATTTTCATATGAAGTAATATCTcgtttattttatattggtGCATTTGACATTGTCACACATTGAAGAGACATACATGCTTTACTCAGCTTTTGACTTGTTCTTATTTCCCCTGACATAAAGGTAGAGTGTTATATGGTTTTTTATGAGGTGACGTAAAAGTGGTTATTTTCCTTTTTGTATGAACAATCAACAGCCAATGAAGTCGctgatttattttatcaatTCTGGAATTTGTCGTATTGAGTTGTATTAATTTATGGCACAACAAAtagaaaatgataaatttgcttgattttatcttttatgTGTGAAGTTACTGCAAGAAATTCCATTAACTATCTAAGTTGCACCTTACATTTTATATGAAGTGACTGCAAGAAAATCCATCAATTATCTAATTTGCATCTTACATGTTATTTTTGCAGTTGGAATCTGGATGGTTCTCACTCAACAAGATCAATTGTCTTAGACAACGTCTCATGGTGAGGTACCTATCAATATTTCCCAAACCTGGTGCAGAGAGTTTACTCAGGGCTGCTACTTCCaagtttgaaaaattgaaaagagaatGCAATAGGACTGTCGTGAAGCTTGGTGGAGAAGAATGCCGGCAAACTAATGCAGGTTATGTCTACTATTCAGGATTTTTCATGATTCTTCGTAATGATATTGCTTTAGGATGTAATAGAGTGAATAAATTATTGTCATGTCCAATAACATGTATATTAGAAGAATTTTAGACCTTTGGTTAGTTCTTACGCTTCTAATGCACTTCTCTATTTCAAGAGATCTTAACATAATACTTATTTTTGGTATTATATGATTTAACATGGTAAGGGAAAATTGTatcttggttcctctgagcaaAAGCTTTTAGTTTGTTTGCTTCAGTGGTTATTTGCTGCAAAATATGGTAACGGGTTATataatctatgaagcacggacagacactgacaccggacacgacacggacatgttgacaccaataataatttgagaaaatgaaataattcaatataattgTATGTGTTGGTGTCGGGCACCGATGCGTGTCCGACACCGTGACAagcctaatccgaggagtgtccgTGTTTCTTAGgttataatttttctaattaattCTTAGGTTATAACTATGAACAACGTTGGGAAATCTTTTAtacaaaaccaaaatttattttattttcttactaAAAACTACTATATATTGGTATGGTAAATTAAGTTTTTGTTGAGCAATGAATGATAAAACAATTTGTATATGGAAAAGGCTTGGAAGAAAGTGAAGAGCCTGACAATGTTGAAAATGATGATGTGGAGGCAGCTGAGGCTAATAACAGCGACGAGGAGGAATCGGAAGAAGAACTTGATCTGGTAATTCTTatctttgtttttcaattttttttttgtttttttcgtTAGCAATTATGGTTTTTAAATCGGAtagtttctaatttattttgttgcttGTGTAGACAGGGGATACTGAAATGCCAATGCCGTCTCCTTCTCGTATCCTTTTCTATTTGAACTAAGTTTAATAATGTTTTATGTTTGGACCCTCATTATTATCTTGTCTGAGTTTTGTTGATGTGGATGTGACTAGAAGATTCTGAATCCTGTAATTGAGACTACCTTGTTGCTTcacatttcaaatttttcatgCTGCAGTcaatttttcttattgtttGGCTACTAGACAAGGCATTGAACCTAATTGTCTCGTAAGTTATTCCTCCCTCGAGTGTATCTCCTTCAACCAAAACTCGTCCTAAGTGTACATTCTTTGGTGTTTCCACCTTGCTCTTTAAGCAGTTCCAATCTTTACCACAAGTTAGTAGTATAATACTGATCTTTGCAGCATTTCATGAAAAGTTGaaattgttattgttgattagaaaattcttttttttttttggtctttgATTAGGATATTCCTGCATAAATGACCGTGAAACTAACTCTGAACACTGGATCTAGTAAGAGGCTCTCTTAACAAGAGcgattaataattttttttttttggtttagttgCGGTTAGAATACACTGCAGTCACTGTAGCTAGTAAATCTCGACTGTTATATCAAGAAGATCGGACTCTTTGTATCCCAAGTTAGTATTCAAAATCTAATTTGATGAGATCACAATATGAAGCATCCGATCTTAATTCAACAGTTGAGATTTCTAACTGCAGCGTCTCTGGGCTATTTTGACGGCAGCTAAATCGGATCCAGAAAGGGAAAGCCCTACTTTAATCATGTTCACTCTTACAATCACAATAAGGTCTACATTATTCTCGTATCTTCATGACATTTTGATGGCCAAGTTTATTGTTACTGTTTTCGCAAATATGATGGAAATGCCTGCAGGCACTTTGAATTCCTTCATAATTTTCAGATCCTAATATTTCAGTGACCCATTTACAAGAGCTTTTTGGTAGCTTTCGATCTGATGAAATTGGCGGCGACAAAGCGCAAGAAAATGGTAGTGAAGAAGAATACCATGTATACGAGGAAGATAGTGACAATTACTCTGAAGAATGATTGCTAACAGTTAGAAGTATCAGAAACAGATTCCTTCTAGAATTGTAACTGGAGATTTTACTGTTTAGTTTAGATGACCATTAACATCTTTTTGGTGCAGGCATTAACGTTTGTTGAAGTTATATATGATGGTGGTAGAtagtcttttttatttatttatttaatttaatttttttaactttattaGCTTTATGTACATAAAGTTAATATAGTATCTAGAGTTTTTAACATCTTTTAGTTTTAAATGCATATATGATGTTACCAACTTTATGTCATTATAGTTCTTGCAAATAGCCAAATACTATTAGAGACAAATCTGATTaacattttacaattttaaaaataattttagaataATGTTAATGCAGGAAATTAAATTGATACTCACAACTTTAGGGAAATGCTCATAATAGTGGAACCCTATACCAATATTACAACCATAACTAACTAGAGCTTCATCACACTGATTTACTTTAAAGAAAACATGACAAATCCTCACCTCTCAATCCATGTGACAATCAAAGGATTTTATGAACCAGCCTCCTAATACTAGGATTTTATTGACATTTTAAAAATGTCTTCTTATCTTATTCTTATCTATCTCCATAATAACTACTATAAAGTATCATTTGAGAATAAAAGACTAAAagactaaaagaaaaaaaatataaactaaagGGCAATTTAAGAATATCTGTATATAAAATAAGAGTCATGCTAAACGGTGTGCAAGTTACTTGTTAAACATAACTTTATACATTTTTAATGTATTGAATGAACAAGTTCTAagacaaaattttcttattaatatacTTAACTAATGCTTTGGGGACactgtttaatatttttcataaaaaaacacATTATGTGAAATATATATCTCAAAAAACAAAAGAGTATTTGTTGTGTCTATTATGTGTggatatcttttttttgttaggaatgTGTGGATATAGTTATCACTCAGGATATCTAAGAAGAATCATGTAGTTTTTGTGCTACACctattatttttaaacttagaggtattattttttaattaatacacaattaaaaataaaataaaatgaacattctaaaaaaaaaatctcataatTTAGTGTAAAAAATAATCGGTGGACTTGATTTTTAGGGGCCCAATAAATGAGCCCAATTGAAATAAACAATAACCGACCCAACAAATAAAAACGCTAAAAtcctctttctttcttctttctttctactttCTCGCTTCCTTCCGCCTCTAAAGACAAACTTCAGGTATTTCTTTCATCTCTGTTTTATTCTCAGCTTCGTTTGTTTCAACATTAACCCTAATTCTACGCACTGCCACCGCAACATTGTTTCTCGTGTTGGTTTTTTCTGTTTCCTTCTATCTTTCGTTTCGTTTCTGCTTGGGATTGGTTTAGAGTGTTCACTTCCTAGGTTATTGCAGCTGAATATTGTTTATATGCTTCTGTTGCTGTTTTGTTGCTCACAGTATAGAGTAGTTTTTGTAATGGTTTTTGGAattgatattttgttaattatttgttttcacTAGTTGTTGTTTAGCACCTCTTTGATTGTGTAGCTACCAATAATTTACCTTGATAGTTATTAAAAGTGGATTTATGCATGTTTCAATACTTCTCATGTTACATGTTTCTACTTAAATTTGACAAGTTTGCTGAtgttcaaatattaattttatctaatATATTAGTTGTTGTAATTTCTTTACTAGGATCTCAAATGCATTAGGGAAGGCATACATGTAGTAATTGTTTGGTTTAAATGTGATGTTAGTCATACAAATATAGCtgtgaagcacggacactcctcggattagcCATGTTCCGGTGTCGGTCACTGTGTCGGACATGTGTCAACACTGACACGAAACCGACACCtaataattacattgaattatttcattttctcaaattattattggtatcGATGTGTCGGTGTTCGTGTCTTATCCGGTGTCCCTGtttgtctgtgcttcatagaaaTATAGTACTTTTTTTGCTTTGGGTCTAGTCCCTGTAAGTTAAAAAACGGTTTTTTAGTCATATTGGGCCACATATGGTGCTAGAGactaaaagaaataattatGAATATACAGGGACCAAACTCAATCAAAAACActtatagggactaaaactaaTAAACACTATATTTGCAGGGACTAACATTATATTTAAAACTAGTATTCTTTGTCATGTTCAAAGTAGCAGATAGTCTAATATGAGGTGGTGTTGGTGTTGTCTTGTCTACCATAACCCGCATCAGGGTCGGTTTGACCTTGATAGTTGTTTTTGTGTAGTGTAGGGAAGGGGAAAACCTGTCCCACTTTTcctatttctaactctatttttcTCTCTGttatatgatattttctctTGATGGTATTAATCTATTAGTATTGCCACTGTCATTTCTTACTGTTTGAGTCTAAATGAGCTATTGTGTTTGTCATTGAAGACCTGAAAAGATGGCTGAAGAGGAACCAAAGGCTCTTAACTATATTCCAGAGGTTATATTGAAGAAGAGGAAACACAGTGAGGCATTGGCGTTGAGAAAAAAGGACCAATTGCAGAAAAAAGATTTCCAGTTGAGGAAGTCCAAGGACTTTATAAAAAAGCCTGAGGATTTTATTCTCGAATATCGCAATAGGGTAGCTTTTTTACCTTTATTTTCCTCTTTCATATATGTAATGTTCAATTTGATGAATTTTGCAACATTTTACTTGTTTATGAAGTTTATTATATCACTAATCACTAAACTAAATACATTTTTATCCATCTGTGCTTACTTGTGTAGGAGGTCGACCTCATTCGAATGAAAAGGAGGGTCAAGAGGAAACGGGGAGAAAAATCAACCCCATGCAACAAGCCCATAATTGTCATTCGTATACAGGGGTAGTGTCTTTGTTTCATGCCTTGATGCTTTGATTTTTTGTCTCTGTGAACAGTCATAACATCTTTCTTTTGCTTCATTTGTTTTATAGGAAACAAGACATGCATCCTACAACCAGAAAACACTTATTCAGTTTGGGATTGAGAAGAATATTCAGTGCTGTCTTTGTGAAACCAACTGATGGAGTGATGGCCAAACTGGCGAGAGTTGAACCATACGTTACCTATGGGTAAGTGATTGATTAATGTTCATGATGAGATGATTATGAGTTGATGCTATGATATGTTCGTGGAGGGTTGATTTGTAGAACTTTCATATACTTTTAGGTAGTTTGTCAAATTACTAGTGTCTATAGTCGCGTTATCTTTATATAGtatagtggaatttgaacaaatcactatCATTCTTTGATACACTATTTAGTAGTACGaagtgttgttaaatagtggTTCTGTACTCTTGCGGCGTAGCGGAATTTAAACAAACCACTATTTTCTGTGATTGACAACACTATTTATAGGTTAAAAGGAAACTTCTTTTATTCTAAACAATATAGCTGACCCTCCTATCCccaaaatttgaaatgaaaCTTCTGACCAGAACATCAACTTCAAAATTCTGTGTAATGTTTGACACTATCAAGGATATTATAGTTGATTCTTGCAATTAATTTAGGAAAGAAAAATGGCAAACCTTATGCGTACTGTTCATAGAGTATTTTTCTAAATGTGAAAAATGATGCATTAGCAACTATGTAAAGTAGTTAGTACACATGGTGAATAGCACCACTCTATttgaaaaaacatgtttttgcTATTTTCTCATCTCTACTTTCCtgtatatattgaattattccCAAATTTCAGTTTCTGAGGATTATTCCTAATTTTGTCGAAATTTGCTTCTTTTGAAGATATCCAAATCTTAAAAACATAAAGGAGCTAATTTACAAGAAGGGACATGCAAAAATAGATAGGCGAAAAGTTCCTTTGACAGATAATAACCTTATTGAGCAGGTAATACACAATGTTCCTAGattactatttttcttttgaccCTCCTACttaattgtttttataattcTTCCATTTTTTGCCTTGCAGGAATTAGGAAAGTTTGGTATCGTTTGCATAGAAGACATGGTTCATCAAATTGAAAATGTTGGTCCACACTTTAAGGAAGTTGTCAGATTTATGTGGCCCTTTGAACTGAACAAGCCAGCTGACGGATTGAAAGGATTGAAAAATCGATTCAAGATTGGTGGCGATTCAGGGGACCGTGAGGATCTCATCAATGAGCTCATcaataaaatgaattaatttagGTCAAAGTTTTGTGGTTTGTCCAGAACATCAACGAGCTCATCAACAAAATACTATCAAAGTTTTGATGGTTTGTGTTGTCCCTCACATGAATTTTGATGGTTTGTCACTAAAAAACATACTACCGTTTATTGTTATGTTATGTAGTATCGTTACGCCTTCATTTATTTCCTTTAGCCCTTTTTGTTATCCTTTATTTATGAGTTCGTTGACAACAATGATACGAGGGAGGCAAGGGTTTGGTTGAATGTATTAGTACTCGAAACCATGCTCTAGTTTGCTGccttttcaatattaaaaactGTGTTTTGGGGTACTGAAATGAAGTTTCCATTATATGTTGGACATAACGGAGGAAgtgatattatatgaaatagtaatattttaagaaaagtGTCGCGAATTGCTCTCATTCTTTGTGAAACACACCAGGCAGGCTGTGAGGCACTTGACATGCCACTCTCTCAACAGGTTGGATCGCAATACCTAAACACACGCCAAAACATATGACGAGCTTTTGGCGGGCGGTACACGAATTTTCTGCAAGCTTTTGGCGGTACATTAAAGTGATTGATTTAGTTTTATGAATCATAAAAAAGGGGAATTGAATTGTACGAACTGGATTACTCTCTCCCTTTGTTGACATCTAATAGAACTACTGCAGTGAAGTAACCATAATATCATGTTATCCAGAGCTCATAAAAAGTGACTCAACAATTTATGAATACTTGAAAATTGtctataaaaaaacaaacaccacAAAAGAATAATAGTTTATTGAAACTGATGAGGAAATACAAACTTAACATGTGGTACAATATAATAAACTGAAGTAACAATTATAATTTATCTTCAATTTGGCATACACGATAGCTAAGACACATAGTAAGACAATATTCAACAACTGGATTTGATAAATTTTAGAGAATAGTTAGTAACATTCATTTTAACACTTTGCTTTTATTAATTTCCATCTCAACAATTTAGAAATAGGTTCGATATAAAATAGTggaattcatataaattttatttaatatgacAAGGGTTACGCTTGTATACCATGTCTCTATCCCGGGTGTGTATTCTTTTGTTTACTTCTCTTTCTCGAATATTAATATCGAATGATACCTTAAGATTAAGCAACCTACGAATGCTATTGGGTCTCCTTAAACACGATTTCAGGTTGTTAACTTGTTCACTAGCCACTAACTCCAAGTTAACATCTTTCTTGGCCATTTCCAAATCTATACCTCCTTTGTAGTGATTTTGATAATATTGTACGGCTCGATAAGGTGTAAACTCCAAACTTGGTTTGTCCAATGATTCATGTTCCATCGATCTTTTTTGAGTGTCTTCATAACCATCCACCTTAGCACATATCTCATCATTTTCTTCCGAATCATCATATTTGAATTTCGAACAATCAACATGATTATTGGGAGAATACTGTGGGTTTAGTCGTGAAAAACGGGTCAAGAGATTTGACATGTTAGGATTTTCATAGTCATCCTCAATCAATATTGAATCTCGGCTCATGGAACAACTGGGTTGGGTCCAATGGGCCGAGACCTGTGTCACGTTGTGTTTTACATGATCAACTCCAAACCAATTTGATATTGCCACATCTTGATCAAAAGAGGGTGAATGGTAATTGCACTGCCCTTTAGCTTTTAACAAGTTATAGATTGTGTGATTGGGAACAATAAGGAACACACTACCAGGAACCAAAATTGATTCAGGTTTGACCACAATCCAAGGAAACTCAAAAACATCTGGCCTAGTAACTGAGTGTCTTGGATTTCTTTTCATAACCTCAGATGCTATTATTGGTTCTGTATGAATCTCAATGTGTCTACCAGCATGTACCAATTTTAACACTCCACTCTCTCTTTTGATACTTTTCATCATTCTCTCTAGCTATGTGAAAATAATATAGAAGATTAATTGTTTTGAAACAGGGAATTATTAGGTTGCTTAgtcttttccttttattattacatatatcacttaatgacaaaaaaaaaagaggctaAAATTCCTAGAAAATTCTTGTTCTAAGAATTTGGTTTTTTATTCGATGACAACTAAATCACATTTCGTATTGACTTGAaactgtttgtttgtttttactttttatttggtatttttttttgtttccttctaTTTGTTTCATCTTTGATTATTGTCAAAGATATATATTTagcttaaaaattaaaaaatgtttgccAGATGAGTTACACGTCCCTTCCACATCTTATAAAAGAGACGAACAcaagtaaatataaaaaatctccACGACAATGTTATTTgccattgaaaaaaaatataaaagagacgaacacaagtaaaaatataaaaaaatttctcaatttGTAAATTACTAATTTCCAATTTAATTTTACTCACTTCATCCCCAATTAATTGCATATAAAATTAACAGCCCGTTTATTTTagcttttattaaaaataatttttatagtctattgtatttttgttaaaaatatgattaacaatttttttttttttataaaagtttgaaatgaaaaattggtttAAATAGAGCTTCTATTAGAATGTTATTTtaagtatttcatcattttattacaatatttttggatgattaagtttaaaaaaatctctaaaataagAAGCtattttaaatagattttcataaaaattatttttaagagatattttttgtttgaaaaatatagtttttattaatttaaaatttctgACCCGTATTAATATTTAAGTTATTGAATATCAATATTATTCTTTCTGATAATTTTGGGACTTTATGATGATTGTCAAAatcattcttttaatttataaacaaatgaatttaaaataacttttactatttttaattatattacctaaaaatcatttttaaaatattactaaaaaataattttttttcaaagttaaaacaaacattatatatttcaaacaattaattacacaaaaaaaattgcaaacaaATTTCTAATTAGCATGGCGaaactcacaagtcacaacacaCATGATGTTGAAATTTCACCCTCAACGGTCTCAAAAGGTTTAGGGGAGTaagaactgttttttttttttttttttacaataaaacatTATACATAAATGAGAAAGAAATTGAATCCGGTACCGTAGCTCCCTCTGCAAGCAACCTCCAAAGATGTCAAGATGAGAGTCTTTCCaccattttgtttttgtattttttttagagattctcttatattttggcgCAACAAGAAATAATCCTATTGATACTCTTGATCAATTGACTGATTTATTCACAAAACCATACTACTCTTGACGTTTCCGCACTTTAATGTCTAAATTTAAGTTGGTTACAATTGCACCCACTTGAGTCTAAGGGGATGTTATTTATGATATATTGCTCTCTATTTATTGTTTCCAAATACTACCAAGAAACTAATTAAATTACAAGATCGAAATAACTACATCCACCCTATCTAACTATACAATGA
This genomic interval from Trifolium pratense cultivar HEN17-A07 linkage group LG6, ARS_RC_1.1, whole genome shotgun sequence contains the following:
- the LOC123888050 gene encoding 60S ribosomal protein L7-1-like codes for the protein MAEEEPKALNYIPEVILKKRKHSEALALRKKDQLQKKDFQLRKSKDFIKKPEDFILEYRNREVDLIRMKRRVKRKRGEKSTPCNKPIIVIRIQGKQDMHPTTRKHLFSLGLRRIFSAVFVKPTDGVMAKLARVEPYVTYGYPNLKNIKELIYKKGHAKIDRRKVPLTDNNLIEQELGKFGIVCIEDMVHQIENVGPHFKEVVRFMWPFELNKPADGLKGLKNRFKIGGDSGDREDLINELINKMN